The genomic interval GCCTTACCCTTTGACCCCTGATAGGCCTGTGATATTTATCTGTAAAGCTGGGGTCTTATCTAATGTGACTCAAATCAAACCTGGCTCCAAACCGGGCTGAGCTCATTGACCTTGCTGCCCCTCCAACACTGAATGCTCATCCCTCATCTGGCAGGGAAAACATGCCGCTCCGGGTTAAATTGACCCGAACCAATTACGAAGCGCCTGTTTGATCAAGAGGGAAGTGTTACTAGGTGCCAAATATTTAGCATCCGTGGGCCTGAGCAGAATTACAAAGCAGATCATTGCAAGTAGTCCTCCATGTCCTTGTTTTTCTTATCTTGTCTTATCTTTCGCTGCCTGTGCAGCAACAGGTTGTAGGGCATCTGTTGGCCCCTGAGACGACGCAACACATCACatccaaagaagaagaagaagcagcagcagcagcagcagaagaagaagcttCCGTGTGGGAGACCAAAGACGGGACGGAGCAGGACGCCTCGAGCGACGTCCCTTCCACACAGTCCAACCAGCCCAGAATACTCTACCAGTGTGGCGACTGCAATGAACTGTTCAAAACCCTCGAGCAGTGGCAAGGGCACCGCCTGGACGAACTATGTCATCAGCCGGGGGTCCAAGCCCCACCCCAGGCCGagccagaaccagaaccagaaccagagggggccaatgcgtctgaggaggaggctgcGGAGGCACAAGGGGCGGACGAGGAGACGCAGCAGGAGGCCATCCTCGGTAAACAAGCCGCGGCCTCTTCGACTCAAGACGACTCTCCCTCCCGGAGGAGAGGAGCCAACAAGAAGCCCAAGCCGGAGGCCGTGTTCCTCTGCGTGGACTGTGGCTCCGGCTTCGGCCTGGTGTCGGAGCTGGTGGCCCATCGCAAGAGCCAGCACGGCCTGGAGGAGGCCCTGCACCGCTGCTCCGTCTGCGGGGAGTGCTTCCTCAACAccaccctcttcctctaccACCGCAAGCAGCACCggcagaagggagaggagaagggagaggtcCCGCAGAACGCTGTGGTCCACGTGCCGAGAGGGAACGGCGAcgctgaggaggagcaggcgcCGACGGTGGTCCTCCCGgcgccttcctcctcttcccccagcGCCAGCGGGGGCTTCACCCAGCCCGAGGCCTTCATGTGCACCCTGTGCGGCGGCAACTTCAGGAACGTCGGGGGGCTGTCGGCCCACCGCAAAGAGAAGCACGGCCTGAAGGACGCCCTCCACCTCTGTGTCGAGTGCGGCCAGGAGTTCATGAACACCACCCAGTTCCTATACCACCGTCGGCAGCACCGTGTCCAGCAGGTGATGGTGCCAGAGGCCGGGGACGGAGCGGAGGTTGTGGTGGCGGAGGACGGCGGCCACGTCaccgtggagggggaggagattgagatggaggagggggtggagaaccCACAGGGTCAGAAGAGGCCTTACTCTCCTGCCATCACCACCGATCCTGAGTCCCCCAGACCAAAGAGAGGCCGGCCCGCCATCAGAATCCTCAGCAAGAATGCTCCACTTAAAGGTACGTGGGGACGACTGCATTAGGGGGACATTTGTGTCAGACTCTGGTACATGCTGCAGTTACATCAGAAAATAACCCTCTTCAACAACGACAATACGACACCCCACATTAccaatacaacatacaataacaaTAGAAAATACCACAGCAACAGCAAAACATTAATGAAAAACTACAATATACAAGATAAAGGGTAACTTATCGCACCGCCTTACCTGGCATCATATTGGAGGCAATCTCGATCAAGGACGTCTACAGGTGGACTGCAGACATTTAGGCTCCAGTCCAGAAGCTTCCGGCTGCATGTCCAATGTCCTAGCCCCAAGCCCACTCACACACTTCACAGTGGAGGCTTGTCATCTTGGATTAACActgtcccctcctcccacctcctccagcgATGAAGGGGGTGGGGACGGGGGCCATCAAGGTGGAGCCGCCGGACCCGGAGGCTgccaaccagcccccccccgccaagcTGCTGCAGGACTGGGCCCGCACCCCGCTGCCCCACGTGTGTCCCTACTGCGGGAAGACCTTCACGCGCCGGGTCTTCCTGCGCACGCACGTCTTCAGCCACACGGGGGAGAAGCTGTTCACATGCAAGGTAGGGCTCTGCGGGCTCCCTGGAGAGGGAAGGGCGCCCTGGAACGGGGTGCATTGAAGACTGGCTCATTGTTAAAACCCAGTCTGAATGGTTGATGCGGAGAGACGATAATCCCTGAAGAGGCTAGAGCGATTCAAGGCTATTACTTATTTGAGTAAGTAAGTGGTAACTTGGTTTAGTTATTTAGCAGAGGTTTTCATCCAAGGCATGCTATTGTGCTTTTAAACGAACTCTCATGAAACTTGAGGAGGAATTTCTGTGAAATCCTAATGAAATACGTGTGTACAATCCCTGCGGTAACCGTTGTGATACATGATGTCAGGTCACCTTGCCCTACATTCAGGGATGGGAACAATCTGTCTCCGGCCGGCGTTCTCTACGAGGTGATTTCCTTTGATTTCCCTGACATGTGTGTGCTGCAAGTGACACGCAACTCTTCAGATGAGCCTTTGAAGTAGGTTAGGTATTACAGCCAAGGTGCCACTCTGGAATGGCCAGAACCCCACTCATTATATTCTCAGGTTTTTCTTTCATCTTCTCTGTCTGCCTGATGCATCCTCTACAAGGGACCATTGAACATGGCCATGGGCCATTCTTTCAGGGGCTCCCGGGCCCATTACCGTAGATGCTTGAAAAGGGTCATTTTTTATCATGCATGCACTAACAAAAGACCTTAATCATGATGACTGGTTGTGCCCGTGTGCAGGTGTGCTCCAAGTGCTTCACCAACTCCCAGAGCCTGCTGCGCCACAGCATGTGCCACACCGGCAACAAGCCCTACATCTGCGACGAGTGCGGCAAGAAGTTCTCCCAGGTGTGCACCCTGAAGAGGCACCAGGCCACGCACTCGTCCAACCAGCCGCGGCGCAAGCGCGGACGCAAGCCGGTAAGATGCAGAAATAGACCACATGAATGTGGTTCTGATTGCCTTTCAGTGCCGACCAATAGTAAAATGttgttatgtttttattattgcCCCACCATTAAAGTGATCTGTGTGACAGGGTCTAGAAAAACGTTTATTGACTGACATATCACAGATGGATGTGTCCTCTACAGACCTATCAAATATAATCAAACGTCAAAGTATATTAATATACGTCTCTAGGTCAGCTAATTGGCTCTGAAAGACTCAGGATTATAGGGGGCTGAATCCCCCACTGGATGTTTTTGTGTAGATACGCTGTAGCCATGGCTGCAATGACAAGTGTCTTTTAGGTGATCTCCTGCCTGGCTGCAGAGCCTGGGTGGAATATAGACTCCAAACATTAAACAGGCTTCGAAGAATAGAAGGaaatagggatgcaccgaatattcggccaccgaaaatggcccaaaacataattttcggtttcggccgaaggagtaaaaaggccgaaaaaatacacagaacatttttatttttgataaaaaaagaaaaagcaaccAGTGAGGAATGAGCAGGGTGCGCTTCAAAATAAAGAGGGATTAAAAAAGAGGCGCACGTAAGTTTGTTAACAATAAAGGGAGATGAATAAAGGTCTGCATGCACTTGTAAACAACTAAATGACAATAAACGGAGATCAAAAAAGAGCCGAGCGCACctgttaaaaacaaaatagcgGAGAGCCGGGTTGATTTtaacacttttcagttaaacgtctttttcaaagatggggttacgtatacaaataatttcaacatgtgatcaacaactcgcatgtgtgttctctttcttacaagtgtaatttaatacatatgttggatgatcgagGATTCAATCGTCCCGACAGCGACCACTGacacttaaaccttttttacctctaaacttcaaaactctgacattgcacactttaGCAAAGGTTTAAGTACTAATTCACCCGTTGtatagtcatattattatggcacgaaacaaaaaacacaactatttattacaaaaaaactaacGCAGGAAGGATTTTACTTAGCGCTCTCGAAGACCGGTTCGGGGGATAACATTTGGACGTTGGGATGTCATTACATGAAATTTcccggggttggtcagtcttgcgtgctgaacgtagtgacgtcatttatttaaaggtacattgttcttaaattcttgctataaggtctgctggaatgttagaaaacgttcagtattaaataaatattttgtaacaaatttgtaattgattttttttattgaaaagcaagacaaaaaagtttatcaaggacatttaattgtttgatttatgcaatggtgaaaaattaaagcaaaatgaatgaaaaacggCAAAAGCCATATTTGGTTTTggctttcggccaactgtttcagtatattcggtttcggccaagaattttcatttcggtgcatccctagaaGGAAACCATTAGACAGAATTTACATGAGTTTGCAATGGATCTCGTTGGATGTCATTTTcagatcgtgtgtgtgtttgtgtgtgtgtgtgtgtgtgtgtgtgtgtgtgtgtgtgtgtgtgtgtgtgtgtgtgtgtgtgtgtgtgtgtgtgtgtgtgtgtgtgtgtgtgtgtgtgtgtgtgtgtgtgtgtgtgtgtgtgtgtagatctgcGGCCTGGAGGACGACGGCACGGCCCACGTGTTCCCCTGTCCTCACTGCACGGCGCGCTTCAACACGGAGGACCAGCTGAAGCATCACATGTAACCACACCCCCAATacactctcccctccctccccaggcctaTTTGACCCCCGCTGATGGATGTGAGGGTCGTTTGAGACGCAGTAAATTCAGTCAACCATAGCACACCCGTTTGCGCCGCGCCCCCCCATCGCGCTTCTCCCTCTCTTAGGAGCTGAGGCATGTCCAATAATTCTGCCACTGTTTACAGGTGTAAATAAACTCGAATTACTGCTGCGAGCCTCACCCAGGACAGGGTTTAGATAAAGCCTCCCCGTGGCGCCGCGGCCGCGGCCGCTGGCGGCTGAGCCGCGCCGGCCCACCGAGCAAGGCCTTTAAGCCGCGTAGTAAACACACGCCCGGGCATCTCTCGGCACCGCCCGCCCGTGATTGACTGACAGACGCGGGCCCGGTGAATTAAAATGATGTTGACGATAAGTGTCCGGTAAGCcagaagtatgtgtgtgtgtgtttgtgagggtgtaGAAGGAGGGACTGCGTAGAAAGAtgggggtggtgagggtggttTGAGCGGCTGGTGGTGGACCGGGGAGCCTGAACGAAGGCGCGCAGGCAGAGCCGGCGGTGCTTTACCCTTGAACCCTCCCCCGAGCAGTGGCGGACGAGGAGAGCCGGTacgggggggcgggaggggtgcAGTGGCGGTGTGAGTGGCTGTGGACCCTCATTACCCGCCACTTTGCTCCGCCGATGGAGCGACCTTGAAGGGACTTTAAATCCCCCCGGCTTTCTCGGGGTCAGTCGGCGCCTAAAATATTGTGTTGGCCGAGCCAACACAGCGCGCTCCCCCTGAATGTGGTACGGGCCCTGACTGTAACTAGAGAGCTGGGTTAACATGCACTCCGTACGCCCCGAGAATTCC from Gadus morhua chromosome 11, gadMor3.0, whole genome shotgun sequence carries:
- the znf574 gene encoding zinc finger protein 574 codes for the protein MESATSVYMCFPCYQEFETLEEVLKHQLTCNAEATEPAPDMSGLASIAVQQTQQQVVGHLLAPETTQHITSKEEEEAAAAAAEEEASVWETKDGTEQDASSDVPSTQSNQPRILYQCGDCNELFKTLEQWQGHRLDELCHQPGVQAPPQAEPEPEPEPEGANASEEEAAEAQGADEETQQEAILGKQAAASSTQDDSPSRRRGANKKPKPEAVFLCVDCGSGFGLVSELVAHRKSQHGLEEALHRCSVCGECFLNTTLFLYHRKQHRQKGEEKGEVPQNAVVHVPRGNGDAEEEQAPTVVLPAPSSSSPSASGGFTQPEAFMCTLCGGNFRNVGGLSAHRKEKHGLKDALHLCVECGQEFMNTTQFLYHRRQHRVQQVMVPEAGDGAEVVVAEDGGHVTVEGEEIEMEEGVENPQGQKRPYSPAITTDPESPRPKRGRPAIRILSKNAPLKAMKGVGTGAIKVEPPDPEAANQPPPAKLLQDWARTPLPHVCPYCGKTFTRRVFLRTHVFSHTGEKLFTCKVCSKCFTNSQSLLRHSMCHTGNKPYICDECGKKFSQVCTLKRHQATHSSNQPRRKRGRKPICGLEDDGTAHVFPCPHCTARFNTEDQLKHHILLHSSHPFPCTVCGEAFKRRRELDLHALSHQDKEPVTCIHCSAQFVNQSVLDIHLQRCPTSEEDKNVGRGRGQGRGRCTGQMECDLCGHRCMTQEGLDLHRLSHTGQTPLKCPVLGCRRRFASNAALEEHMLAHIQGTLSRSRHRPRFRCDICLKEFAYTSTFNVHMRTHTDERPFECATCGKRFRQLPHLQDHERIHSGLRPFCCWVCGKSFSVAARLTEHARTHSGEKPYACIHCPAAFRSRSNLDKHVRLHGDLPHEGAGSATDAAAVAQVLEGAEVLTSLAGALEGEVGGGGVQTFYVLQEEGAGGTETVMISSEQLAAMDGSSQMVILPSSVLGGGQTIALPHHLAMDGGEIMVHTGVSPSQQHTIEFIVEETVV